The Micromonospora sp. NBC_01740 genome includes a window with the following:
- a CDS encoding DUF5941 domain-containing protein — protein MTLAIVLAADAPAASLPTRSGEHLADRLADQLRRAGAHEVRHAAGLDELADLVDAATQPVLVTGADLVAHTAVLRHLATSPVGPTVALVLTDPPGDGHTAVREERGQVVGAGPAQALDGEATGVFGGALRVGVDDLPSLAAAARAAAAGVVPVGAPSAAAPPPAGPAVDRLFAGLAGLGVLTFAQRVRLLVAHRVGDPAGLAAAEAAVAAVDEDRAELKLSVKERDDFFTTFFVSTWSPYVTKASAKLGLGPTAVTMISVAFAVAAAVLFGTGGRLALVAGAVLLYLGFVLDCVDGQVARYTRHFSAWGGWLDTMADRAKEYVVYAGLGYGATQAGFRYGWALAIAAITLQTVRHMTDTWYGVLHDEAARRPKAVGTAGGGIGDKLNAASNRVQADTGSVSYWLKRTVVFPIGERWALIAITVALFGPLVSLYAVLAWGVLAFAYTGALRTLRARWMRVPVLDTVDATLHRDDGPLARLLPALRPVGPLALAVVAALGPAALLVAALLTRDGAEVPRWAVPVALLVLLVAGLGAGATHAGPLDWLVPAALRAGEFLFAIAVGVVGDVPPWLIFGYVFVLTLHHYDLTARLEKRQSAPPLHGGTLGWEGRSVLLALAAIVGFAGIGMATLGTYLLVVFVGSVALAWVVLPARAARASVGLVGAGGRSPG, from the coding sequence GTGACGCTCGCGATCGTGCTCGCCGCCGACGCACCGGCCGCGAGCCTGCCGACCCGCTCGGGCGAGCACCTCGCCGACCGGCTGGCCGACCAGCTCCGGCGCGCCGGGGCGCACGAGGTGCGCCACGCCGCCGGCCTGGACGAGCTGGCCGACCTCGTCGACGCGGCCACGCAGCCGGTGCTCGTCACCGGCGCCGACCTGGTCGCGCACACCGCCGTACTGCGGCACCTGGCCACCAGCCCGGTGGGGCCGACGGTCGCGCTGGTGCTCACCGACCCGCCCGGCGACGGCCACACGGCCGTGCGCGAGGAGCGCGGCCAGGTGGTCGGGGCCGGACCGGCGCAGGCGCTGGACGGCGAAGCCACCGGCGTGTTCGGTGGCGCGCTGCGGGTCGGCGTCGACGACCTGCCGTCGCTCGCCGCCGCCGCGCGCGCGGCCGCCGCCGGGGTGGTGCCCGTCGGCGCGCCGTCGGCCGCCGCGCCGCCGCCGGCCGGGCCCGCCGTGGACCGGCTCTTCGCCGGCCTCGCCGGGCTCGGTGTGCTGACCTTCGCCCAGCGGGTACGCCTGCTCGTGGCGCACCGGGTGGGCGACCCGGCGGGGCTGGCCGCCGCGGAGGCGGCCGTGGCCGCCGTCGACGAGGACCGGGCCGAGCTGAAGCTCTCGGTGAAGGAGCGGGACGACTTCTTCACCACCTTCTTCGTCAGCACCTGGTCGCCGTACGTGACGAAGGCGTCGGCGAAGCTCGGGCTCGGCCCGACCGCCGTCACGATGATCTCGGTGGCCTTCGCGGTGGCCGCCGCCGTGCTCTTCGGTACGGGCGGCCGGCTGGCGCTGGTCGCCGGGGCGGTGCTGCTCTACCTCGGCTTCGTGCTGGACTGCGTGGACGGCCAGGTCGCCCGCTACACCCGGCACTTCAGCGCGTGGGGCGGCTGGCTGGACACGATGGCCGACCGGGCGAAGGAGTACGTGGTCTACGCCGGCCTCGGCTACGGGGCCACCCAGGCCGGCTTCCGGTACGGCTGGGCGCTGGCGATCGCCGCGATCACCCTCCAGACCGTCCGGCACATGACGGACACCTGGTACGGCGTGCTGCACGACGAGGCGGCGCGCCGGCCGAAGGCGGTCGGCACCGCCGGCGGTGGCATCGGCGACAAGCTGAACGCCGCCTCCAACCGGGTGCAGGCCGACACGGGTTCGGTCTCGTACTGGCTGAAGCGCACGGTGGTCTTCCCGATCGGGGAGCGGTGGGCGCTGATCGCGATCACGGTGGCGCTGTTCGGCCCGCTGGTCAGCCTGTACGCGGTGCTGGCCTGGGGGGTGCTGGCCTTCGCGTACACCGGGGCGCTGCGTACGCTGCGGGCCCGCTGGATGCGGGTGCCGGTGCTGGACACGGTCGACGCCACCCTGCACCGCGACGACGGGCCGCTGGCCCGGCTCCTGCCGGCGCTCCGGCCGGTGGGCCCGCTGGCGCTGGCGGTCGTCGCGGCGCTGGGCCCGGCGGCGCTGCTGGTGGCGGCGCTGCTGACCCGCGACGGGGCGGAGGTCCCGCGGTGGGCGGTGCCGGTCGCGCTGCTGGTGCTGCTGGTCGCCGGCCTCGGCGCGGGCGCGACGCACGCCGGGCCGCTGGACTGGCTGGTGCCGGCCGCGCTGCGGGCGGGCGAGTTCCTGTTCGCCATCGCAGTCGGGGTGGTCGGCGACGTGCCGCCGTGGCTGATCTTCGGGTACGTCTTCGTGCTGACCCTGCACCACTACGACCTGACCGCGCGGCTGGAGAAGCGGCAGTCCGCCCCGCCGCTGCATGGCGGCACGCTGGGCTGGGAGGGCCGGTCCGTGCTGCTGGCCCTAGCGGCGATCGTCGGTTTTGCGGGTATCGGGATGGCTACACTCGGTACGTACCTTCTCGTGGTTTTCGTGGGGAGTGTCGCCCTCGCCTGGGTCGTCCTGCCCGCCCGCGCCGCGCGGGCGTCGGTGGGCCTGGTCGGCGCGGGAGGTCGCTCGCCGGGCTGA